The proteins below come from a single Pseudarthrobacter sp. SSS035 genomic window:
- a CDS encoding metal ABC transporter solute-binding protein, Zn/Mn family yields MRHPAAIRTSLAALAGVSLLLTACGPGGGAPSATSGPESSAGVVEVVASTNVYGDIAAIIGGDKVNVTSLITKTSQDPHSYEATAQDRLLVSKAELVIENGGGYDAFLHKMADDSNIPHSNIVTAVEVAGLAPEEGHADSSSSAASESADGHHHEHGEFNEHAWYSLDAMGKLADSLAAKLGELEPGSAALFTSNAATFKAGVDGLAVKLAALKANGTGAAVAVTEPVPLYLLEAAGLENKTPADYTAAIEEGSDVPPAVLKAATDLAGSKDIRFLAYNAQTEGPQTQALKKAAEAAGVPVIDFSETLPEGKTYLQWMTDNVDNVSKVLEKNS; encoded by the coding sequence GTGCGCCACCCCGCCGCCATCCGAACGTCCCTCGCAGCCCTCGCCGGCGTGAGCCTGCTGCTCACCGCCTGCGGCCCCGGAGGCGGTGCACCGTCGGCGACGTCCGGCCCGGAGTCATCCGCCGGCGTCGTCGAGGTGGTGGCGTCCACCAACGTGTACGGGGACATCGCCGCGATCATCGGCGGGGACAAAGTCAACGTCACCTCCCTCATCACCAAGACCAGCCAGGACCCGCATTCGTACGAGGCCACCGCGCAGGACCGGCTGCTGGTGTCCAAAGCGGAATTGGTGATCGAGAACGGCGGCGGCTACGACGCCTTCCTCCACAAGATGGCCGACGACAGCAACATCCCGCACAGCAATATCGTCACGGCCGTCGAAGTGGCTGGCCTGGCTCCGGAGGAAGGCCACGCCGATTCGTCGTCGTCGGCGGCGAGCGAGTCAGCTGACGGCCACCACCACGAGCACGGTGAGTTCAACGAGCACGCCTGGTACAGCCTGGATGCCATGGGTAAGCTCGCTGATTCACTGGCGGCAAAACTGGGTGAACTCGAACCGGGATCAGCCGCCCTGTTCACTTCCAATGCCGCAACCTTCAAAGCCGGGGTGGACGGCCTGGCCGTCAAGCTCGCCGCACTGAAGGCCAACGGAACAGGCGCAGCCGTGGCCGTGACGGAACCTGTCCCGCTGTACTTGCTCGAGGCAGCCGGGCTGGAGAACAAGACTCCGGCCGACTACACCGCCGCGATCGAGGAAGGCTCGGACGTCCCGCCCGCGGTGCTGAAGGCAGCCACGGACCTGGCGGGATCCAAGGACATCAGGTTCCTGGCCTACAACGCGCAGACAGAGGGACCCCAGACACAGGCGCTGAAAAAGGCAGCCGAAGCAGCCGGCGTTCCCGTCATTGACTTCAGCGAAACCCTGCCCGAAGGCAAGACGTACCTGCAGTGGATGACGGACAATGTTGACAACGTCAGCAAAGTTTTGGAGAAAAATAGTTGA
- a CDS encoding metal ABC transporter ATP-binding protein, with translation MKPVVSLRGASLQFGKRLLWEDLDLDIRPGEFFAVLGPNGSGKTSFLKVLLGLQELQSGQATLGDRPVERGSNLIGYIPQQKSFAPDTPMRARDLVGLGVDGHRWGLRLGKSRTNRRIDELLELVGASDYAKVPVGQLSGGEQQRLRVAQALATDPKVLLCDEPLLSLDLHHQQAVSALINKQCHAQNSAVVFVTHEINPIIDYVDRVLYLVGGRFRVGTPEEVMTTEVLSELYGSHVEVIHANGRIVVIGLPDATTHHHADVHATVGEVA, from the coding sequence TTGAAACCGGTGGTCAGCCTCCGCGGGGCGTCCCTGCAGTTCGGCAAACGCTTGCTCTGGGAGGATCTCGACCTGGACATCAGGCCCGGTGAGTTTTTCGCCGTCCTGGGCCCCAACGGCAGCGGAAAGACCAGTTTCCTCAAAGTTCTCCTGGGCCTGCAGGAACTGCAGTCCGGCCAGGCCACGCTTGGCGACCGTCCCGTGGAGCGGGGCAGCAACCTGATCGGCTACATTCCGCAGCAGAAATCCTTCGCTCCGGACACCCCCATGCGTGCCCGGGACCTGGTGGGGCTCGGCGTGGACGGCCACCGCTGGGGGCTGCGGCTGGGCAAGTCCCGGACAAACCGCAGGATCGATGAGCTCCTGGAACTGGTGGGCGCCAGTGACTACGCCAAAGTCCCCGTGGGCCAGCTCTCCGGCGGTGAGCAGCAGCGCCTCCGGGTGGCCCAGGCGCTGGCCACGGACCCCAAGGTCCTCCTCTGTGACGAACCGTTGCTGTCCCTGGACCTGCACCATCAGCAGGCCGTCAGCGCCCTGATCAACAAGCAGTGCCACGCCCAGAACAGCGCGGTGGTTTTTGTCACCCATGAAATCAACCCCATCATCGACTACGTTGACCGTGTGCTGTACCTGGTCGGCGGGCGGTTCCGCGTGGGGACCCCGGAAGAGGTCATGACCACCGAGGTCCTGTCAGAGCTCTATGGCAGCCACGTGGAAGTCATCCACGCGAACGGGCGCATCGTCGTCATCGGCCTGCCCGACGCGACCACGCACCATCACGCCGATGTCCACGCCACGGTGGGGGAGGTGGCCTGA
- a CDS encoding metal ABC transporter permease has protein sequence MDADSIIGAIFSFENYGELLVLVQNSIWAGAVLGLLGGLVGTFVMKRDLAFAVHGISELSFAGAAFALLIGSDIVFGSLIGSVAAALLLGLMGVRARDKNSIIGVIMPFGLGLGILFLSLYEGRAANKFGLLTGQIVSVDTVQLQVLAGAAVLVIAALAAIWRPLNFASVDPELAEARGVPVRTLALIFMVLLGVSVALSIQVVGALLVLALLITPAAAALRVTSAPVAVVALSVVFAVTATVGGILLALGGRIPISPYVTTLSFLIYVVCRVVGSVRAKKGINGRLVHAR, from the coding sequence ATGGATGCGGACAGCATCATCGGAGCGATTTTCAGCTTCGAGAACTACGGCGAGCTGCTGGTGCTGGTCCAGAACTCCATCTGGGCCGGGGCCGTGTTGGGCCTGCTGGGCGGGCTGGTGGGCACCTTCGTGATGAAACGGGACCTGGCGTTCGCCGTCCACGGCATCTCGGAGCTCTCCTTCGCCGGGGCGGCGTTTGCGCTCCTGATCGGCTCGGACATCGTGTTTGGCTCGCTCATCGGCTCGGTGGCGGCGGCGCTGCTCCTGGGCCTGATGGGCGTCCGGGCCCGGGATAAAAACTCCATCATCGGGGTGATCATGCCCTTCGGCCTGGGGCTCGGAATCCTGTTCCTGTCGCTCTACGAAGGCCGGGCCGCCAACAAATTCGGCCTGCTCACGGGGCAGATCGTGTCCGTGGACACCGTCCAGCTCCAGGTCCTTGCCGGCGCCGCTGTGCTGGTCATTGCAGCCCTGGCAGCCATCTGGCGCCCGCTGAACTTTGCCAGCGTTGATCCCGAACTGGCCGAAGCCCGCGGGGTGCCCGTACGGACGCTCGCGCTGATCTTCATGGTCCTGCTGGGAGTCAGCGTAGCGCTATCCATCCAGGTGGTGGGGGCGCTCCTGGTGCTCGCATTGCTGATCACTCCGGCAGCCGCGGCGCTCCGCGTGACGTCCGCTCCCGTGGCCGTCGTGGCGCTCAGCGTTGTTTTCGCCGTCACGGCCACGGTGGGCGGAATCCTGCTGGCCCTGGGCGGCCGGATCCCCATCAGCCCCTACGTCACCACGCTGTCATTCCTGATCTACGTGGTGTGCCGCGTCGTCGGCAGTGTCCGGGCCAAGAAGGGCATCAACGGCCGGCTGGTGCACGCCCGCTGA
- a CDS encoding Fur family transcriptional regulator yields the protein MPFGTKADATPSTAASGAGTASVPGKEQRVTKQRVAVSAALDELDDFVSTQELYRILQNKGVSVSLATAYRILQSLADDGLVDVLRNGEGEAVYRRCAVTGHHHHLLCRNCGKAVEVEAPAVETWAARIATEHGYTEVAHTVEIFGLCPECTALRAAGKL from the coding sequence ATGCCGTTCGGCACCAAAGCTGACGCCACGCCGTCGACCGCTGCATCCGGCGCAGGCACCGCCAGTGTGCCTGGCAAGGAGCAGCGCGTCACCAAGCAGCGTGTGGCAGTCAGCGCTGCCCTGGACGAGCTGGATGACTTCGTCAGCACGCAGGAGCTGTACCGCATCCTGCAGAACAAGGGCGTCTCAGTTTCCCTGGCAACGGCGTACCGGATCCTGCAGTCCCTCGCCGACGACGGCCTCGTGGACGTGCTGCGTAACGGTGAGGGCGAAGCCGTTTACCGGCGCTGTGCCGTGACCGGGCACCATCACCATCTGCTGTGCCGCAACTGCGGGAAGGCCGTGGAAGTCGAGGCCCCGGCGGTGGAAACCTGGGCCGCCAGGATCGCCACCGAACACGGCTATACCGAGGTGGCGCACACCGTGGAGATCTTCGGCCTGTGCCCGGAGTGCACAGCCCTTAGGGCCGCCGGCAAGCTCTGA
- a CDS encoding MBL fold metallo-hydrolase, with amino-acid sequence MKLTKYTHACVRLEKDGGVLVLDPGTFSETAEALAGAQAVLITHEHADHVDVPAMVNALRRSDVLAVFAPAGVAAHLREEAPQAAVRIHTVEPGSSFDAAGFNVRSFGGQHALIHPQVPIVANIGYLVDGNVYHPGDSFIIPDGLSVQTLLVPLHAPWSKVSEVVDFVIAVRAPRAFQIHDGLLNETGLKVAESHVARLGRKYGTEYTRLAPRESVEV; translated from the coding sequence ATGAAGCTGACAAAATACACCCACGCGTGCGTCCGGCTTGAGAAGGACGGCGGGGTGCTGGTGCTGGATCCGGGAACATTCTCCGAGACGGCCGAAGCCCTGGCCGGGGCGCAGGCCGTGCTCATCACGCACGAGCACGCCGACCATGTGGATGTGCCGGCCATGGTCAACGCACTGCGCCGCTCTGACGTCCTGGCGGTCTTCGCGCCGGCCGGAGTGGCCGCCCATCTGCGGGAGGAGGCGCCGCAGGCCGCAGTGCGGATCCACACCGTTGAACCCGGTTCCAGTTTTGACGCGGCCGGCTTCAACGTGCGCAGCTTCGGCGGACAGCACGCACTGATCCACCCGCAGGTTCCCATCGTGGCCAACATCGGCTACCTGGTGGACGGCAACGTCTACCACCCGGGGGACTCGTTCATCATCCCGGACGGTCTCAGCGTGCAGACACTGCTGGTTCCGCTCCACGCGCCGTGGAGCAAGGTCAGCGAGGTGGTGGATTTTGTCATTGCCGTCCGGGCCCCGCGTGCGTTCCAGATCCACGACGGGCTGCTCAACGAAACGGGCCTGAAGGTCGCAGAATCCCATGTTGCCCGGCTGGGCCGGAAATACGGCACCGAGTACACCCGCCTTGCCCCGCGGGAGTCAGTGGAGGTCTGA
- a CDS encoding PLP-dependent cysteine synthase family protein: MKNASADRAWADEAIRKVNAENNRSADTHLYSVPLPEHWGVQLYLKDESTHRSGSLKHRLARSLFLFGLVNGWIREGTTIVEASSGSTAVSEAYFAQLLGLPFVAVMTRTTSPEKIALIEQFGGSCLLVDHASEVYAAAADVAATSNGHYMDQFTYAERATDWRGNNNIAESIFGQLALEEHPVPRWIVVGAGTGGTSATIGRYLRYRGHDTRLAVVDPENSAFYPGWLSGAGEASTGLPSRIEGIGRPRMEPSFVPAVIDHMIQVPDAASIAAMRHLRTVADLHAGPSTGTNLWGVWQLVAEMVAKGQRGSIVSLMCDGGDRYAGNYYNPAWLSGQGLDPEPYEEVIRRFFETGVWNA, encoded by the coding sequence GTGAAGAACGCGAGCGCGGACCGGGCCTGGGCTGACGAGGCCATCAGAAAAGTCAATGCAGAAAACAACCGGTCCGCCGATACCCATCTCTACTCGGTGCCGCTCCCGGAGCACTGGGGCGTCCAGCTTTACCTCAAGGACGAATCCACGCACCGTTCGGGGAGCCTCAAGCACCGGCTGGCCCGCTCGCTGTTCCTCTTCGGCCTGGTCAACGGCTGGATCCGCGAAGGTACCACCATCGTGGAGGCGTCCAGCGGCAGCACCGCTGTTTCGGAGGCATATTTCGCGCAGCTCCTGGGCCTGCCGTTCGTAGCGGTCATGACCCGCACGACGAGCCCGGAGAAGATCGCGCTGATCGAACAGTTCGGCGGCTCGTGCCTGTTGGTTGACCACGCCTCAGAGGTTTATGCTGCGGCGGCGGACGTCGCCGCCACGTCCAACGGCCACTACATGGACCAGTTCACCTACGCGGAGCGGGCCACGGACTGGCGTGGCAACAACAACATCGCGGAGTCCATCTTCGGGCAGCTGGCGCTGGAGGAACACCCCGTCCCCCGCTGGATCGTGGTCGGTGCCGGGACCGGAGGCACGAGTGCGACCATTGGCCGCTACCTGCGCTACCGCGGCCACGACACGCGCCTTGCGGTTGTAGACCCGGAGAATTCCGCGTTTTACCCCGGCTGGCTGAGCGGTGCGGGTGAGGCCAGCACCGGCCTGCCGTCCCGGATCGAAGGCATCGGCCGGCCGCGGATGGAACCGAGCTTTGTGCCCGCCGTCATCGACCACATGATCCAGGTTCCCGATGCCGCCTCCATCGCAGCCATGCGGCACCTGCGCACGGTCGCCGACCTGCATGCCGGACCGTCCACGGGCACCAACCTGTGGGGTGTCTGGCAGCTTGTGGCGGAAATGGTGGCCAAGGGACAGCGCGGCAGCATTGTGTCGTTGATGTGCGACGGCGGCGACCGCTATGCGGGCAACTACTACAATCCCGCGTGGCTGTCAGGGCAGGGCCTGGACCCCGAGCCGTATGAGGAAGTCATCCGCCGGTTTTTCGAGACCGGCGTCTGGAACGCGTAG
- a CDS encoding sulfurtransferase: protein MGPLMAVPALAARFDAGQRTVVLDVRWALGDPHGREHYLEGHLPGAVFVDLATELATPATPARGRHPLPTDAEFQETARCWGINNGDVVVAYDNSGNMAAARLWWMLRNAGLQDVYLLDGGLAAWRDAGLPLDTGPVDAAVGRVSFDVSPAGGRMPSIDAAGAADWPATGVLLDARAGERYRGEFEPVDPRAGHIPGARSAPTTENMDGAGHFLPVDLLRRRFEDLGVRGDVPVAVYCGSGVTAAHEVAALEIAGFRAALYPGSFSEWSNNPALPVATGSQPNGHAAARGGSVEG from the coding sequence ATGGGTCCACTGATGGCTGTCCCGGCTTTGGCGGCGCGTTTCGACGCCGGCCAGCGAACCGTGGTGCTGGACGTCCGCTGGGCGCTGGGGGACCCGCACGGCCGGGAACACTACCTTGAGGGGCACCTCCCGGGGGCAGTTTTTGTGGACCTCGCCACCGAGTTGGCGACGCCGGCCACCCCAGCCCGCGGCAGGCACCCGCTGCCCACCGACGCGGAATTCCAGGAAACTGCCAGGTGCTGGGGGATCAACAACGGCGACGTTGTGGTGGCCTATGACAACAGCGGCAACATGGCTGCCGCCCGGCTCTGGTGGATGCTCCGCAACGCCGGGCTACAGGACGTGTACCTGCTCGACGGCGGACTGGCCGCCTGGCGGGACGCCGGACTGCCGCTGGACACCGGACCCGTGGACGCCGCCGTCGGGCGTGTTTCCTTTGACGTTTCCCCTGCCGGAGGCAGGATGCCCAGCATCGACGCGGCCGGAGCGGCGGACTGGCCGGCAACCGGCGTCCTCCTGGACGCCCGGGCCGGCGAAAGATACCGGGGCGAATTTGAACCCGTCGATCCCCGCGCCGGCCACATTCCGGGCGCCCGGAGCGCACCCACAACGGAGAACATGGACGGGGCCGGGCATTTCCTGCCGGTGGACCTGCTGCGGCGCCGGTTCGAGGACCTCGGCGTCCGTGGCGACGTCCCGGTGGCCGTGTACTGCGGCTCGGGCGTGACCGCCGCCCATGAGGTGGCCGCCCTTGAAATCGCCGGATTCCGGGCCGCCCTCTATCCTGGATCCTTCTCGGAATGGTCGAACAATCCGGCCCTGCCGGTGGCGACGGGCAGCCAGCCGAATGGCCATGCGGCGGCCCGCGGGGGTAGCGTCGAAGGATGA
- a CDS encoding NAD(P)-dependent alcohol dehydrogenase encodes MTPGRPVPPPLARPVLPNDDAVAAHPAADLDTVPRTGVLAAAYGAASADSGLAPLTLARRAPKEDDVEIAIEFCGLCHSDVHATRGEWGSQKYPLVPGHEIVGTVSRVGSAVTDFIPGDRVGVGCMVDSCRECESCLDGLEQYCENGLIGTYGAKDPRNGDAITQGGYSSAVVVDRRYVVRVPGNLDPAAVAPLLCAGVTTFSPLRHFDVEEGDVVGVVGLGGLGHMAVKLAKAMGARVVVFTTSEAKVPAALELGADDVILSRDKDAMAAADRTIDLIIDTVAAPHDLNPFFRTLRVDGALFQLGLPSDAMPPVNPGALIRRRIAYAGSLIGGIAETQEMLDFCAEHGVVADIELVRADQLNEAYDRMVAGDVKYRFVLDASTLQAPAEKADA; translated from the coding sequence ATGACCCCAGGACGCCCCGTACCGCCGCCCCTTGCCCGCCCCGTATTGCCGAACGACGATGCTGTTGCTGCTCATCCTGCTGCGGACCTGGACACCGTTCCCCGCACCGGCGTGCTGGCAGCCGCCTATGGCGCGGCTTCCGCCGACAGCGGCCTGGCACCCCTGACGCTGGCCCGGCGTGCCCCCAAAGAAGATGACGTCGAGATCGCCATCGAATTCTGCGGCCTCTGCCACTCGGACGTGCACGCCACGCGAGGCGAATGGGGCAGCCAGAAATATCCCCTGGTCCCTGGCCACGAGATCGTCGGAACCGTCAGCCGCGTCGGCTCGGCCGTGACTGACTTCATCCCGGGGGACCGCGTGGGCGTCGGATGCATGGTTGATTCCTGCCGCGAATGCGAGAGCTGCCTGGACGGCCTGGAACAGTACTGCGAAAACGGGCTGATCGGGACGTACGGCGCCAAGGATCCGCGCAACGGCGATGCCATCACCCAGGGCGGTTACTCGTCCGCCGTGGTGGTGGACCGGCGCTACGTGGTCCGAGTGCCCGGCAACCTGGACCCGGCCGCCGTCGCCCCCTTGCTCTGCGCAGGCGTCACCACGTTCTCTCCCTTGCGGCACTTCGACGTGGAGGAAGGCGACGTGGTGGGCGTGGTGGGGCTCGGCGGGCTCGGACACATGGCCGTGAAGCTCGCCAAGGCCATGGGGGCGCGGGTGGTGGTCTTCACCACCTCCGAAGCCAAGGTGCCGGCCGCACTGGAACTCGGAGCGGACGACGTGATCCTGTCCCGGGACAAGGATGCCATGGCCGCCGCGGACCGCACCATCGACCTCATCATCGACACCGTGGCCGCTCCGCACGACCTGAACCCGTTCTTCCGCACCCTGCGCGTGGACGGTGCCCTGTTCCAGCTGGGCCTGCCATCCGACGCCATGCCGCCGGTGAATCCGGGGGCCCTTATCCGGCGGCGGATCGCGTACGCTGGCTCGCTGATCGGCGGCATCGCCGAAACTCAGGAGATGCTCGACTTCTGCGCGGAGCATGGAGTAGTGGCGGATATCGAACTGGTGCGCGCAGACCAGCTGAATGAGGCCTACGACCGCATGGTGGCAGGCGACGTGAAGTACCGGTTTGTGCTGGACGCCAGCACCCTGCAGGCTCCGGCCGAGAAGGCAGACGCATGA
- a CDS encoding HIT family protein — translation MSTLFTKIINGEIPGRFVWREADVAAFLTTGPLADGHTLVVPTEEVDRWTDASPETLAKVMEVARRIGAVQLDVFPAERAGLIVAGYEINHLHVHVWPSRTMADFDFASANQNPDPAVLDANAEKLRAGLRAAGYAEFVPAS, via the coding sequence ATGAGCACCCTGTTCACCAAAATCATCAATGGCGAGATCCCCGGACGCTTCGTCTGGCGGGAAGCTGACGTTGCGGCCTTCCTGACCACGGGTCCCCTGGCCGACGGGCACACCCTGGTGGTCCCCACCGAGGAGGTGGACCGCTGGACGGATGCGTCCCCGGAAACCCTCGCGAAGGTGATGGAAGTGGCCCGCCGGATCGGTGCGGTGCAGCTGGACGTCTTCCCCGCCGAGCGGGCGGGGCTGATTGTGGCCGGGTACGAGATCAACCACCTGCACGTCCACGTGTGGCCGTCCAGGACCATGGCTGATTTCGATTTCGCCTCGGCCAACCAGAACCCGGATCCCGCGGTGCTGGACGCGAACGCCGAAAAGCTGCGCGCCGGGCTTCGGGCCGCCGGCTACGCGGAGTTCGTTCCCGCCAGCTGA